Genomic DNA from Gossypium hirsutum isolate 1008001.06 chromosome A01, Gossypium_hirsutum_v2.1, whole genome shotgun sequence:
TTATTCTCTCATCACTTTCAACCTCCCTCCCCAATTTTATTCACCGgtaaatctttttctttttccctgcACAAAAACCGCACTGTTCGTCGATTGATTGATTTTCAGGattttcctctctctctctctctcttttcaaatttagtttaaaaaaaatatgaaacgaATGCCTAAACAGGAAACTTGGATTGGTAACCTTCCAATTCCCACCTTATcttgattttttatatttgtaaactTTTCCTTTTGTTGCAAAATTAGATTCTTTACttcgtgaattttttttttaagtaagaTTCTTTACTTCGTCTTGGACGGCTTGACTTGTTTGTGATGATTTTGTATTTTGGCTTTCATACTTGTTTGGATTAATAAtggttttctcttctttcttgcCCTTTCATTACCTTTGAAATTGTGAGGTCGTTCATTGTTGCAATTATTATGGAATTCGGCGAaggtccttttttttttttaataattacttAATCTTTTGAAAGTTTGAACAAAGAACTTGATAGGATTTTAGCTAAAAATTGAAGAGTTGTCTTCTTCACTTCCATTAATTTCTTGATAATGTTATGCGAATTGTTTGGGCAGTAAATTTATTTATGATCGACTGAAATACATGCTTGTGTCTAATTCCATATGCACCAAACCCATTTTATGTTCGAACTTATTCATGATTGGAAAACTATATGCTTTTGGCATAATGCATGTTTTTGAGATTTTAGCTTGTTGTTGAATGCAGGCATTCCTGGTGATGGGAGATGTTTGTTCCGGTCAGTAATTCATGGTGCTTGGCTGAGGTCAGGGAAGCAGTCTCCAAGTGAGAGCTGTCAGAAAGATCTTGCTGATGAACTCAGAGATAAAGTacatttcttttctattttactCTTTTATATGAAGCATCAATTGGTTTTTAGTTGTACTTGCTACTGATGGGTTTTccggaatttaatttttttttatgcaaTCCCTTTTCATTTTTGTGTTAGCTGCAGATGTCTTTGTTGCTTTAACTTCATATTGGCATATACATTCAGCCCTAGGGAATTTTGTTTCTATGCAATCCATTTTCATGTCTTTCTGCTTTAACTTTGTATTGGCCCTCAATCAACCACGTGCAGCTTCCTTTTCTACTACTTCGAACATTTTTCTCCTTACAATAAAAGATTACATGTCTTGACAGGTTGTTGATGAATTCATCAAGAGGCGGGCAGACACTGAATGGTAAGCTTTTCTTCTTTGGGAAGATCTATTAAGTTGTTGAAGAGGACTGCATATCTTTTACTTGGTTGTTACTAAAGCTTGAACTATTGGTTCTGCTAGTAAGTAGGACAATTAGGGGTATCTCCTGAGATAAGCTGAAAAAATTTATTGATTAGCATCTCCctttcaaatttcaattcattGACACTACAAGAAAGTAAGTCTTGACACCTTTTTGCAGGTTCCTTGAGGGTGATTTTGACAACTATGTTGTGCAGATGCGGCAGCCTCATATTTGGGGAGGAGAACCTGAGCTGCTAATGTGCTCACATGTCCTACAgtgagttttcttttcttttctgttagCTTTCGACATCAAACTTATTTTTCAGGATATGCTTATCAGCTAATATTTATGCCCCGTGCAATTAtgaattatatatacatgtatatatatatgtatgtctGTCTGTGGTTGAAGTGAAAGGTACATTTAGTTCCAGATAACTACTTGCtggtccaaaaaaaaaaaaaaacgaagatTACTACTTGGTCTATGATTTCTTTCATCAAACTTGGCCTATAAATCAAATAGAATAATtctaacacacacacacacacacacgcacatacaaaaaaaaaatcaaatagaagAATGTATTATATTCagaaattagattttgatttaggAATTGATCAATAGTTTGCTTAGCTTTCTTTAGTCCTCAACTGCAAATAAACTTAACCTTTGAATACTTCATTGAttattaatcatacaaacaaTTTTCCAGATAGGCTTCGCCACCTCTGAGTTATTACGAGCAACAATCACTTTTAAATAAGATGAAAATTTGTTAACTGAAACCGAATCACATTAGCCCTGTGATTTATTGTTTTTGCTTCTATGAGATGCTCAGATGAATAGGAATATAACTAAATTTATTGTTATcaatatctcaaaattttctaATCTCTTAACATGATATATATTTCATCCACAGGACCCCAATAACAGTTTACATGAGGGATAAGAATGCGGGTACCCTCAAAATTATATCCGAGTATGGTCAAGAGTATGGTAAGGAAAACCCCATCAAAGTTCTGTATCATGGTTACGGACACTATGATGTATTGATGAGTCCAGAAAACAGTGCCTCTTCTAAACCGTAAGATATCTTGTTTCACTTGTTTTATGTTCATTGCAAGTGACATGACATGTTACTGACAACATCATTACTGATTTTTTACCCTTCATGTAATACCTATCTTAATCGAGGGTATTTTTCTGAGACGGCTTGAAAAAGGTCACAtgctctttctttttttcatggTTAAAAGAAAAAGGTCATATACTCTGATGATATGCCGTCTTCCTTTGTAGAACTAAATTGCCCTCCTTTTGTCCTATAATGTTGACTTGTATGCTACAGTTAGAAAAGTTCATTTTAGGTCTGCAATTAGCCAATAATAAATTAACAATAGCAATTGCTCCTAACAGATTACTGGAACACTGATAGTAGTGGTGTTGGTGGTTTTTAGCAGGTGGAAGAAAAGATAACTTGGGGATAATTGCACCCTAAAACAAGTGATGCTAGGAATTCTGTACTGTAATGCCGTTGGGAATGTAATGATACGAACTGTACCAAGTTCTTGGAGTAAAATTCTCATTTATGGATTCTAAATAATCTTATGTGAAATGGCCTGATTTAGATCAAAGGTCCATGACCTTGCAAAGAACAAATATATTCTTCTTTATATGGCACTCTTTTCATTAAGACAATAAAGCCAAGTCATTAATATATAATCCCTAAGTTAACTCGTTAGTATATAGAATCCATGAGGTGGCATCCAATGCTCTCTCTAGACTATGGCCTTTTGTTTTTTTGTACAAAAAGAATGTGGTACAACAAAGGAAACTCAACTAGAAGacattagaatatgaaataaggtaaaattttgtttttgatcaGAGTATTTATCCAAAAACAAAAGGAACACACTCTTTgctcataaaaaaaaaattgaattataatttgtTGGTTCATGTAACAACAATAGATCTGAATTTTAAATTCCCACATTCACATTCACAttcactttctttttccttttcctcaaTTTACAGTCTTGCATctgataaatatgaattttgaATTCCAGCATTTTCTTCCTAGGGTGGAGCATAGGAGCAAGAGAGGCCTTGccccttaaaattttgaaaatttaccattaagccctttaacttttttttttttgaaaatcttatgtctactttctaaattttttaaaaattctcatgaatttttcacttttttttaaaaaattaattggacccctagtttttcttttttttgaaaaatcattaaaccttaaaatttttgaaaacttttaattAAACCCCAAAACTTTCAGGTTCCGCCACTGAATCTTTATATCCTCAAATTGCAGTTTCTTTGTTTTGAAAAAGAGCAAAGAATAAAGAGGGTAATGGGAGAAATCAAGGAAAAGAACCCTTGACTATAACATCACATGATATAAAGCAGAATTTAAGAAATCTTTGAAATCCTCTTCCTTTTATTATCATAGCAACCGATGCAGTAGGCAATAGGGATTCGTAGAAACATATGTacgatgatatgaaggaaaataCCAATTCTTGCTCAACTCCAACAAATCTCAACAACTTAACAAAACCAGCCTATGCTCACGTGCTTATATACAAAAAAAGACACGGTTGGATGAAAAATAAACATTGCTACTCACCATCCTTCCATATCTCTCGGATTAGCTCATATCTAACAACTTTCCGGCCCCCCTTTCCCGTTCTCATCCAATTGGTTTTGGGAGAACCGCGGGGGTTCTCAATCATGATCGAGGTCATGGGTGAATCCAATTCATCAAGCTCATCATCACTAGTGTATGATTTTCTAAGTACCAATGACTTACTCCTTTCCATGACTTGGCTTTGTATAATGTCGGTTAGGGAAGTTGCGGAAGGTGGCGAATAGACAATAGGCGTAGCCATACATGGAAAGTTTGTGATAGACTCTTCCCCACCCTCAGAAAGATCCTGAATAAgagaacagaaaaaaaaaaaagatcagtCTCGGAAAAAAAAACTCAGCAACACAACTTGCAACATTGTAGGGTAATTAATGAATGAAATGGACAGTTATATTTAAAGCAGAACTTTTATATTGTTTTATGACAAACCTTTTCCAATGCTTCAAAAACTGCCTGAGAAACTGGATTAGGGTTGAACTCATCAGGTACAAAATTGTTAAGAACCCTGATGATGAGTGAGACGCTGAACCTGGGGCATACCTTCAACAATAAAATTCAAAGGGAAGATGAGATTAACAGACAGGAATACTAGGTGACAGAGGAATGAGGTATAAAATATTGGTTTACTGAAATTAAAAGAAGGGTTAAATCACATTTTGGGGCCTGAACTTGGCAACTTTTTCCACATTGGGGCctgacttttttttttgttcaagttaggCCTTGAACTTGGCAATTATTCCCAGTTGGGGTTTAAACTTCTTTTTTGGCCAAGTTAGGCCCTGAACTTGGCAATTATTCCCACATtggggcttgaacttttttttttgtccaagttagtaaAATCCTAAAGTTTATGCCCCAATAAGGGAACAATTGCAAGTTTAGGTCCCAATGTGGGAACAATTGCCAAGTTAAGGgtctaacttggacaaaaaaagttCAAACCCTAAAGTGGGAATAATTGCCTAGTCCAGGCTCCAATGTGAAAACAATTGTTAAATCCAAGACCTAacttaaacccaaaaaaaaaaaaaaactcaagccTCATTATGGGAAAAGtttccaagttcaagccttaaaTAACGATTTAACCCTTAAAAGAAACATTTCAGTAATTCCAGAACTATACCTCTTTTCTTGTGGACCTATCCGCAAGCATCTCCAATGGAAGCATCAAGAGATCACTCAATGCATTCAGGAGGCAAAAGGACTTGAAGGAACCCTCACATGCAGCATTTTTGCTGTCACCTACTTCGTTGCTATCTTCAGGACTCTCATTATCATCAATGCCAAATAGATCTGTTAGCCATCTTGACCAGTTTCCAATCTGGTAACACAGGGCCAACAGAAATGGATCCTTTCAGTAAAACGCTAGAAATGTAATAAGCTTTTGTATTCTTCTGTCATTATTAAAACAATTTTCTGTGAAGCAGTATTAAATACTAatcacaattttttattttctgttgACATAACATTTGGAGCAAGAAATCACAAGGTGCAAGCATTTAGCTTCTTTAAAGGAGTAAACTTCTGTGGCTGTGAAACATATCAATAGGCCAAATTTGCAGGTATTGGTAGATTCAACTGTGTCCAGCATATCAGTTTTAGACCTAAGTTCCATAAATGCATATTTTTGAAGCACATATACAAGTTCCCCGTAAATATATGGAAACAAGATCAGATGTTGCACATAAAGGACAGGGAACCCATTACTCACAGCATTTTTCAGTTGTACACCTGCCCCAAAGCTTGATTCGCTTGCAGGAATAGGAAGAACCTTTGAATCACTTATTGGATCAGAAACAGGGTCTGCTGGCATTTCTTCAGCTGATTCACGAAGAATAGCATTGAACATTGCAACATCTAATCTACCCACCAATTGCTCCATGACCTAATGATGAACAGACAACAATGTTTATCTCAAATTCGCATTTCAACAGCCTTCCAATTAGATAATAAAATCATAAGAAACAAGGACATGGCCTCATCTCTTTACAAAGAGACATTATGAACATGAATAAGCATAAGACCCAGGACCAAGTTTATTATGCATAGATGAAAACAAGCTATAGTATATCATAATACCAATTTAGCCAGCACAGCTAAGCAGCCACATTCGTGCCCACATGCTCGAATGGGACAAAGCCTCTCACAGGCATCTTTAAAAGCCTTCTTCCAAAGCTCAACTGAAAAACTCCCCTGCTCTAGATCACCTAATCCATATCTTCTGCTAGAGTTTTTCTTCGAGCATAAGCTCTTTGCAGCAGTAGACTGCATATATGGAGTCAAAGTCTAGCAAGTATATAGAGGGAAATAATGTCAGGTATAACTTCTGAAGACATTATGATGTGAGCTTAAAGAAAGGATTGACCTGCCACCACACAGACTCGACAATTCTGGAGAAGATCCAAGCTTCAAACTTTTGCAATGCAAGTAAAAATGTCCGAGGATCCACCCAGTCATCAGAACCTTCCGAAAATAGCTGCATTTCACCAATTGCGTGGCTAACAGTTGCTCTCAATACAATTGAATTTGATAACCAGAAGGTTAACCtgtgaaaatggaaaagaaattgatcaaacaaatatCAGGTAAAAGGTACACACAAAGAGGGAAGCACttgaaaaaataaaacagaagTGGAATTGGGAAACAAGGGTGTGCATAGgtatgagaaaaaaataaatttatctgcAGTCTGAATGTCAGCTTAGGGCCACAgaagattaaatttaaatttgtacaTGCAAACCGAATTGGCATCTTTAACAATTGTTAATGTGGCAGCTAAAATCTCCTAGATTCATtttctaaaaaggaaaaaagttaTGGAAAGTGTTAGTGCACACCTTGGAACATCATTTCCACATGCTTTAGAGACCAATACCAATCCTGAAATTGCAGCCCTTGCAGCACTTGCCCTCTTATCTTGGGTATTTGCTTTACAAGCATGAAGATAGAATCTAGAAAGTCGTCTAGCTGGAGCATGAACCTTGTTTGTAGAACTTCCATGCTCAGCAACAATGGAATAAAGACTAGCCTCAACAACAGCAGCTTCCCTTAGTTCTTCTTCGAGCATTTCAATTTTGGATTCCAACTCAACTTTGCTGTTGGAAAAGCTCTTTGTATTTTCTTTGCGTTTATTACATGTGTCACTTGTAGAACTATGATGAATCTTTTCAGGAATATCATTTTCCTTTGCCTTCTTTGTGAACTCAGTTTTCTTTAGCGGTCCATAACTGTTACCTGAGTCAACTTTGCGGTTAGAAAAGCTGTTTACAGTTTCTTCCCTTGCACCAAGTATATCACTTGTGGTACCATTAGAAGTCTTCTCAGGGATATAATTTTCCTTCGCCTTCTCCATAAACTGGATCTTTGATAGTCCATTACTCGTACCTTTGTCAACATGCAACTGAACAGGTGTCACACGCTTTTGCCTATCATTTGCAAGGAAGCCACCTTTCACTTCAGTTGTTGTCGAGCTGGATGCAAAAGTGTTACTCCTCAATGCAACTTGCTTTCTCATAGAATCTTGAGGTGGTCTAAAACCTAACCTGTCCTGAAGAGAAAATTCCTCGGGGCCCAAAATCTGGTTATCCAGCTCATCTTCCCATGGTGACTTTTCAGCATTTCCCTTCCAGTGGCCAACACGTGAATTGCTACTTAAATGTCTGTTTACATGGCTTTGGTCATGCCTCCATGCTTTTCTAGCTCCCTCTCTTTTGCTATGGGAGTCTTTATCTTTTACATGATTCAAGTTCACATCTACTGGAACAGCTACACATGCCTCTGAGGAAGAAACTTTACCCATTGGATGACTTATAGGATTCTCAGGATTGGAGGACAAGTACATTGAAGATAAATGAGATGTATTCCCATTTACTTGTTTGAATGCTTCAACCGCCGGACTTACCCCTGAGTTTGCAGATGTTCCATCAGAAGGAAGACTGAGCCCAAGTCTTCCTATAGCACCATTTGGTGATTCCAATCCAATCTGTAGTCAATAGTGACTTGCTATTAAACATTCAGAAATACTAGCTTTTCTAGGATGACAGCTATGAGCCACCAAATTAACAAGAACTACTACAGTCCTCCTAGAATAGAAGCATGCTGGTAACTAAGGAACTGCAATCTGAGTGACTGCCCAAAACTGACATATTCGCTTATGTAGTGGTTAAAAGGGGATCATATTTCTCCCCTACAAATTTATCACCGAAAAAATAATGTTGCTCAACTTATTGCTCCTAGCAATTTTCAAGCTGAGGTATGGCCTAATTGCCAGCCATATCTTACCTCAAAAATGGTCCCAAGTTTGCTCCCCCTTCCCTATATTAATTATAcaataaaaactaaactaaagCACAAAAATCCTGATATTTCTTTAGCTTTTCAGAAAGATGCATGTGCATCAAATAATAACACCACCAAGAGCAGAATCTAGAATTGTGAAAGCATAAGTATTTCTTAGTTGCATGAAAATGTAAATTATGGCAATGCTTCAAGAACCAAAGTCTGCCTAGTCAATTTCAGAAATCTTAAATCCGACCCAATTTCAAACCTCTGTTCAAAGACATTATAGAGACAATTCAATGTAACTAGAAATAAACAACGAAAGGAGAATAATGAATTTAAAAACCTTCTCATGTTGGCTATGTGACTCCCTAGAAGAATCAAAAACAGATGAAGAAACGGTCCGATATGAATGTGAGGAaagatcatcatcatcatcatcatcatcagtaaaAGAGGCAATCTCAGTTTCCTCATCATTCCCTTCATTTATTGATCCAGAAACAGATTCACTCCCATCCTTTTCAAGTGATACTTCTTTTGGCAAGCTGCCTTTCGATGATGAGCTGGAGCTACCTTTATTAAATGGCTGGATAGTAAGATAAAGAACGGGCTGTTCTATGTTCCTTGAACTCTTCTTCAAGTTAATAGGAGTGCTAATGCTTATAGTTTCCCTGATAATCCCATAATCTGCAAGGTTTACAACAGCAGATCCTAAAAGTTGACCCTTTGCCACCTTGTCCTTTCGAGGCTCATACAAGTAGAACTCTaaacaattcttctggaaaccaTCACGGTTGGTGCTCTTACGGGATGATTCCAGAGATAAAGTTACTTGAAGCCTGAAAGACTCGCCAAACTCGATTTTCCCATTCCTAAAACTAGAAACCAAGGACCCAGAACTCTTATCACCATTTTCCCATTGAAGCAATAAAGATTGAGCCGCTGGCAAAGACTGCAATGGTGTCCAAggattaatttcatttacatataCAATGTAATAAACCTGATATGAGTTGCCTTTTCTGTTCTTAGTTCTTAGGCCAAGAACCATTGTTTGGTCTCCGAAGAAATTACGGCGTTCACTCTTAATCAATATGATCAATCAAATGGCTTCATGTTTTTGAAAACCATACATTAAAGATCTGTATTTAGGGGAAAAGCATAATCAGAAACAGTATACATTGAAAGAGATTGAACAAGAATTACAGTGTTTAAAGCaaatgaaaaatggaagaaaagaaaaagacttTGGCAGGAAAACCGACTCGCTAACAACCAAAGCAGAGAAGAGAAGGAACCAAATTGAAAACAAAACGTGGGTCCAAATCATTCTTACCAATATAGTCTCCATTCATCAAGTTCATGTATTCCaaatgtttaatttattaaagctaaaataaaaataataataataattttaagggaaaaaaattacAGATTAGAAATGTTTCTTTATCAAGCTAAAAAGAACCCTACTGTACATGATTCTCAAGAGGGCCTCCACCACTAAATATCCaatggataatatatatataattcaaaaaaaaaaagaggttaaCAACCAATCATGCTACCATTTGATAACTCAAACTAAAGACAGAgtcaaaaagaacaaattaaacCCTTATTTTACAGCAGAAGAAAAAAGAGAGTTAATTAGACAAGGCTGaagtaaaacttaaaaaaagaaagaatctatgcatcagatagacaaaagacaagcaacccatttcatgcaaacataattaaagaaaaaaaaacttacagaGAACATCCGATGAAGAGAAGAATCATATAAAATGGGAAACAAAACGAGAGTAGAAATGTAggtagaaagaaaaggaaagtgtGGCAGTGGAGGCAGCTAAGGAAACAGTAGCAAAGAAGAAAGGAATAAGAATAAAAAGTGGGAGAAGGTTTACTGTTTAGAGTTGAAAAAGGGTGAGTTGTTGTGAACTAATgtgcttttttttaaaataaacagcGGTGAAAGCAGAAAGGGCTACGACAAGTCGCAATTGTAGGAGGAGAAAGaggaaactttttttttttcttttgttatggaTTTGGTATTTTTGTTATCGTTGCTGTGTGTGTTTTAATCCATGCACATATTTTAAATTacgttgattttatttttatttttatttttaaaaattttgaaaacagatttaactgttttttctttatttaatcattttcatttGCTAACTGTTTATTTCAAAAgttaatgaaatatgaaatttattatcTGTTAACTGATTCAAAATTTGGCTAAAACATCGTTACTACAAGTAGAAAATTATCCTAAaacattttaagttttttttttaaaataaggataatttttttatatacttaatGTCTATTTTATAGTTCATATTCGGAGTTTGTAGTTACctttttgaataatttgatataattttttttaataattttagtataagTTGTGATCATCTCTCTTTTTAACTTTATTAATAAGAAGATAATATACTTAAACAGACTTTAACCATTATCCTCTTGTATTAATAACAATACTCAAATCACTCAATTAATTCTAATTTTCATGAAAGGGCTGATTTCATtcaattgataaattaatttGAAGGGATCTGATCTGAGCTAATAAAAATGGGCAATACTTTGGTAGATCCAAGACTCCCCCATGTGCAGCTTTAAAGAGTTGAAAATTTTCACCCACCCACCCTGCCTCCATATTTCTATTTAATATCTACGGTCACATTTTTTACCAAACTAATGACAGATATTTCATTAACAATGTTGTTCAAATAAGCCCAAAAAGAAAATGTTGAGGATGCTTCCCGCGCATTCTTTCTCAACACTCAATTGTTGTCAAGTGAAGACAAACAAAACATCAACACACCGCTCCTTGCCATATGCCATTTTCCCCTTCAAATAACTACAGCAATTTGGGTATGCATATACGAACAACCAACCCTTCATGCATCCTATGTTAATTAAAACAATCCCTACTCATGAGAATGAAGCATATTTCATGGTCAGACGTTTGTTTCTAAAAACTACCCACAATGACAGAAGCATTAATCACTGTTACCGATAGTGGACACTTTAATTTTGACCAAAAACAATTTATGTTAACTATTtttttcaaagacttcaaaaataaTCGCCTAAAGTATATTCTATACAAGTAATTCAAATGAAGGATGATGCACTAAAATCTACAACTGCTAAAACTCGAACCAAAACAATAGACATCATCAaaactaaaattatcaaaaacttatTTTCTCCCAGAAGGAAAGC
This window encodes:
- the LOC107916656 gene encoding OVARIAN TUMOR DOMAIN-containing deubiquitinating enzyme 4 isoform X2; this translates as MKRMPKQETWIGIPGDGRCLFRSVIHGAWLRSGKQSPSESCQKDLADELRDKVVDEFIKRRADTEWFLEGDFDNYVVQMRQPHIWGGEPELLMCSHVLQTPITVYMRDKNAGTLKIISEYGQEYGKENPIKVLYHGYGHYDVLMSPENSASSKPWKKR
- the LOC107916656 gene encoding OVARIAN TUMOR DOMAIN-containing deubiquitinating enzyme 4 isoform X1 produces the protein MKRMPKQETWIGIPGDGRCLFRSVIHGAWLRSGKQSPSESCQKDLADELRDKVVDEFIKRRADTEWFLEGDFDNYVVQMRQPHIWGGEPELLMCSHVLQTPITVYMRDKNAGTLKIISEYGQEYGKENPIKVLYHGYGHYDVLMSPENSASSKPRWKKR
- the LOC107916656 gene encoding OVARIAN TUMOR DOMAIN-containing deubiquitinating enzyme 4 isoform X3, with protein sequence MEFGEGIPGDGRCLFRSVIHGAWLRSGKQSPSESCQKDLADELRDKVVDEFIKRRADTEWFLEGDFDNYVVQMRQPHIWGGEPELLMCSHVLQTPITVYMRDKNAGTLKIISEYGQEYGKENPIKVLYHGYGHYDVLMSPENSASSKPRWKKR
- the LOC107916656 gene encoding OVARIAN TUMOR DOMAIN-containing deubiquitinating enzyme 4 isoform X4 encodes the protein MEFGEGIPGDGRCLFRSVIHGAWLRSGKQSPSESCQKDLADELRDKVVDEFIKRRADTEWFLEGDFDNYVVQMRQPHIWGGEPELLMCSHVLQTPITVYMRDKNAGTLKIISEYGQEYGKENPIKVLYHGYGHYDVLMSPENSASSKPWKKR
- the LOC107916565 gene encoding uncharacterized protein, yielding MVLGLRTKNRKGNSYQVYYIVYVNEINPWTPLQSLPAAQSLLLQWENGDKSSGSLVSSFRNGKIEFGESFRLQVTLSLESSRKSTNRDGFQKNCLEFYLYEPRKDKVAKGQLLGSAVVNLADYGIIRETISISTPINLKKSSRNIEQPVLYLTIQPFNKGSSSSSSKGSLPKEVSLEKDGSESVSGSINEGNDEETEIASFTDDDDDDDDLSSHSYRTVSSSVFDSSRESHSQHEKIGLESPNGAIGRLGLSLPSDGTSANSGVSPAVEAFKQVNGNTSHLSSMYLSSNPENPISHPMGKVSSSEACVAVPVDVNLNHVKDKDSHSKREGARKAWRHDQSHVNRHLSSNSRVGHWKGNAEKSPWEDELDNQILGPEEFSLQDRLGFRPPQDSMRKQVALRSNTFASSSTTTEVKGGFLANDRQKRVTPVQLHVDKGTSNGLSKIQFMEKAKENYIPEKTSNGTTSDILGAREETVNSFSNRKVDSGNSYGPLKKTEFTKKAKENDIPEKIHHSSTSDTCNKRKENTKSFSNSKVELESKIEMLEEELREAAVVEASLYSIVAEHGSSTNKVHAPARRLSRFYLHACKANTQDKRASAARAAISGLVLVSKACGNDVPRLTFWLSNSIVLRATVSHAIGEMQLFSEGSDDWVDPRTFLLALQKFEAWIFSRIVESVWWQTLTPYMQSTAAKSLCSKKNSSRRYGLGDLEQGSFSVELWKKAFKDACERLCPIRACGHECGCLAVLAKLVMEQLVGRLDVAMFNAILRESAEEMPADPVSDPISDSKVLPIPASESSFGAGVQLKNAIGNWSRWLTDLFGIDDNESPEDSNEVGDSKNAACEGSFKSFCLLNALSDLLMLPLEMLADRSTRKEVCPRFSVSLIIRVLNNFVPDEFNPNPVSQAVFEALEKDLSEGGEESITNFPCMATPIVYSPPSATSLTDIIQSQVMERSKSLVLRKSYTSDDELDELDSPMTSIMIENPRGSPKTNWMRTGKGGRKVVRYELIREIWKDGE